A section of the Castanea sativa cultivar Marrone di Chiusa Pesio chromosome 12, ASM4071231v1 genome encodes:
- the LOC142618333 gene encoding uncharacterized protein LOC142618333 has translation MDFHSLARKELQALCKKNKIPANMTNVAMADALQALQNVEGLEEFLNPSDSSLSQSPEKNVNGSPNIPHTAARASTRRKPTKQETESTQPLTRTRRGTRGSAIQGIDQENKDVNVLITPAPTVPGSRRRVPAASSRRKIETQLREAEEDEKSEAQERSDVVETPVVPSTRRRAPATSALRKLETENSVQRVYSTRHSVRLLEKNLGKMNLVENGKSETVKIDDLSEEMTDSSEISELSVQFEKEMSEANTQTVSEVGPEETNDSEVLSDPKPVESMEMERELKVDNKDMNKSDGESKKDNLKSEIADNSGVVKVSETIDEAGDEGSDESDIISSEKLEMAIDGDHQTVDEKVTEQDTRSEDSLAVKESNDASAKDMDHVSESMSPQHECQNLASKDSELNVTESDDHSNCDSETESTTEGESDSESESATEGESDEEIASDENSSECEENYSDDDAETEEEKDLEAPVLPIGFEKLENNHSGSESIVAEQSDIQVSVENQASTKEIYNTEALVDVYVTEAEEFAMKTNDQSSVETPISMKNMSPDLLISDCEVTLSTVATNSISEDKISCHAEDPMAKAEEMHDTVDVCVMPAHESNMSSDLISDSKVTFEIPFQPFAADQLSGQFPRPTQLTPRKSSAIKESTIQKVADVSDDDEENIDTGNVEVELDKEKAKPDELAGKSLRQLAKMLKEMHIKSNKKHNTDKSATKGHVGKKRIALQALPENCSMAVDEGLKEN, from the exons atggaTTTCCACAGCCTTGCAAGGAAGGAGCTTCAGGCTCTCTGCAAGAAGAACAAGATCCCAGCCAACATGACTAATGTTGCCATGGCTGATGCACTCCAAGCTCTTCAAAAT GTTGAAGGACTTGAAGAATTCTTGAATCCATCTGATTCAAGTCTCTCTCAATCTCCGGAGAAAAATGTGAATGGATCGCCAAACATTCCTCACACAGCCGCCAGGGCCTCAACTCGCAGAAAACCCACAAAACAAGAAACCGAAAGCACACAACCATTGACGCGAACTCGTCGTGGTACGAGAGGAAGTGCCATTCAAGGCATTGatcaagaaaacaaagatgtgAATGTACTTATAACCCCGGCACCGACAGTGCCAGGCAGCCGCAGAAGAGTGCCCGCAGCTTCGTCTCGCAGAAAAATTGAGACCCAGTTGAGAGAAGCTGAAGAGGATGAGAAGAGCGAGGCTCAAGAGAGGAGTGATGTGGTTGAGACTCCTGTGGTGCCAAGCACCCGGCGAAGAGCTCCAGCCACTTCGGCTCTCAGGAAGTTGGAGACGGAGAATTCAGTGCAGCGAGTGTATAGTACAAGGCATTCAGTGAGATTGTTGGAGAAGAACCTGGGTAAGATGAATTTAGTGGAGAATGGAAAGTCAGAAACTGTCAAGATTGATGACTTGTCTGAAGAGATGACTGATAGTTCAGAAATTTCAGAGCTTTCTGTTCaatttgaaaaggaaatgtCTG AAGCTAATACACAAACAGTATCAGAAGTGGGTCCAGAGGAAACCAATGATTCTGAAGTTCTATCGGATCCAAAACCAGTTGAGTCAATGGAGATGGAGAGGGAATTGAAAGTTGATAATAAAGATATGAACAAGAGTGATGGTGAGTCTAAAAAAGATAATTTGAAGTCTGAGATAGCAGATAATTCAGGTGTCGTTAAAGTTTCAGAGACTATTGATGAAGCCGGAGATGAGGGTTCGGATGAGTCGGATATTATTTCAAGTGAAAAGTTGGAGATGGCAATAGATGGGGATCATCAAACTGTAGATGAGAAGG TTACTGAGCAAGACACAAGATCTGAGGATTCTTTGGCTGTTAAAGAATCCAATGATGCTTCTGCTAAGGATATGGACCATGTTTCTGAATCTATGTCCCCACAACATGAATGTCAAAACCTGGCAAGCAAAGACTCAGAACTGAACGTGACAGAGTCTGATGACCACAGCAATTGTGATTCTGAAACAGAGTCCACCACTGAAGGGGAGTCAGATTCTGAATCGGAATCTGCCACTGAAGGGGAGTCTGATGAAGAGATTGCATCAGATGAAAACTCATctgagtgtgaagaaaactacAGTGATGATGATGCagaaacagaagaagaaaaggacttAGAGGCTCCAGTTCTTCCTATTGGTTTTGAGAAGTTGGAGAACAACCATTCTGGTTCTGAAAGCATTGTAGCTGAACAATCGGACATACAGGTTTCTGTTGAGAATCAGGCATCTACTAAGGAAATTTATAATACTGAAGCATTGGTTGATGTGTATGTGACTGAAGCAGAAGAATTTGCCATGAAAACCAATGACCAATCATCGGTTGAAACTCCGATATCTATGAAGAATATGAGTCCAGATCTCCTAATTTCTGACTGTGAAGTCACATTATCAACTGTGGCAACAAATTCAATATCTGAGGACAAGATTTCTTGTCATGCTGAGGATCCAATGGCCAAGGCAGAAGAGATGCATGACACTGTTGATGTTTGTGTAATGCCAGCACATGAATCAAACATGAGTAGTGATCTAATTTCCGACAGCAAAGTCACCTTTGAAATTCCATTTCAACCATTTGCAGCTGACCAGCTTTCGGGACAGTTTCCTCGCCCTACTCAGTTGACACCAAGGAAATCTTCAGCTATAAAAGAATCAACAATTCAGAAGGTCGCTGATGTTTCGGATGATGATGAGGAAAACATTGACACTGGTAATGTCGAAGTGGAGCTTGATAAGGAAAAGGCAAAGCCAGATGAATTGGCAGGAAAGAGTTTAAGGCAGCTCGCAAAGATGTTGAAGGAAATGCATattaaaagcaataaaaagcaCAATACAGATAAAAGTGCCACTAAG GGACATGTTGGGAAGAAAAGAATTGCCTTGCAGGCATTGCCAGAGAACTGTAGTATGGCTGTGGATGAGGGTTTGAAGGAAAATTGA